In the genome of bacterium, the window TGATCCACCGTCTTGCCGTCCAATGCCGCCCTATCGAGCGAAGTCTGATATGGAGGCGAATGAAAGAGCATGATGGTGCGGGACAGATCCCGTTCGCCGGTTAGCGCCGCGAGGTCGTCTGCAATCGTACCGTACCGGATCGCATGCGGATCGGCAGCAACACTGCGCCGGCCTGCTTCCGGGGAAATACAGCCGGGATCGACGAAGCGCGAAACATCGTAGCGCTCCCAGTCTTTAAGCTGAAACGGCGTCGGTGGAACGCAGGAATATCCGCAAACTGCATACGGTTCCCAGGAGAAATATGCAGAATGTGCATATTTCCAGAGTCCTTCAGCGTTCTCATCCTGAAAACGCGCTTCCAGTTTTCGCGCATCATCGTTTCCGAGTATGAGAAAAATCGAGGGATAATCCTCCCCCAGCTGTTCCCGCAAGGTGCGCAGCTGAGGCTTGAAGAAATCGTGCAGGAAATCCCCTCCCGGTGGATACAATCCCTCAGCCGAAGGTGCGGCCGATGGCAGCAGATCACCCCCGAAAAACACTGCAGCAGGACGATCGCTTGCAATACGCGAGAAGAGCATATGATACCGATGTGCATGCCCGTGCAGGTCGGCTACGAAGAAACACTGCATACTGTCGGCTCAGCGTCGAAAGACAAAATAGTAGTGCATCGAGAGCAGGGCCCAGGAGAAGCCGTCGTTGTCCGCACCACGTGTAATCATGTCCCAGTCGTCCGAGGTCGTATATGTGACGCCGAACAGCGCCCGAACACCGAGACGACGCCAGGAAATGATTT includes:
- a CDS encoding metallophosphoesterase, with product MQCFFVADLHGHAHRYHMLFSRIASDRPAAVFFGGDLLPSAAPSAEGLYPPGGDFLHDFFKPQLRTLREQLGEDYPSIFLILGNDDARKLEARFQDENAEGLWKYAHSAYFSWEPYAVCGYSCVPPTPFQLKDWERYDVSRFVDPGCISPEAGRRSVAADPHAIRYGTIADDLAALTGERDLSRTIMLFHSPPYQTSLDRAALDGKTVDHVPLDVHVGSIAIRRLIEERQPLITLHGHVHESAALTRSWKQQLGNTWMYSAAHRGKELALVRFDPAAPSEATRELI